One part of the Deinococcus depolymerans genome encodes these proteins:
- a CDS encoding MDR family oxidoreductase, which yields MTSPATPTLPGTYRALRVEKTDTGIHASLQTLPLSALPDGDVTVQVTHSSLNYKDGLAVSGRPGVLRSYPMTPGIDLAGTVLEDRTGRWQPGQPVILTGWGIGERQDGGYATLARANAGWLVAQPPGTDARWAMSVGTAGFTAMLAVMALEEHGVTPGDGEVLVTGAAGGVGSTAVALLAAAGHTVVASTGRAQEEAYLLGLGASRVIGRDELPALKRPLEKERWAGVVDSVGGATLAGAYASTRTHGSLAVCGLAGGSDLNASVFPLILRGVNLLGIDSVTCPAPRREAAWARLARDLGAVKLEAVTQERALGDVPALAGQILAGQIRGRTVIDVNG from the coding sequence ATGACCAGTCCCGCGACCCCCACCCTGCCCGGCACGTACCGCGCCCTGCGCGTCGAGAAGACCGACACTGGCATTCACGCTTCCCTGCAGACCCTGCCGCTCAGTGCCCTGCCGGACGGGGACGTGACCGTGCAGGTCACGCACTCCAGCCTGAACTACAAGGACGGACTGGCTGTCTCCGGGCGGCCCGGCGTGCTGCGCTCGTACCCCATGACGCCCGGTATCGACCTCGCAGGCACGGTCCTGGAGGACCGCACGGGCCGCTGGCAGCCCGGACAGCCGGTGATCCTGACCGGCTGGGGCATCGGCGAGCGGCAGGACGGCGGGTACGCCACCCTGGCCCGCGCGAACGCCGGGTGGCTGGTCGCGCAGCCTCCGGGCACGGACGCCCGCTGGGCCATGAGCGTCGGCACGGCCGGGTTCACGGCCATGCTGGCCGTCATGGCCCTCGAGGAGCACGGCGTGACCCCCGGCGACGGCGAGGTCCTGGTGACCGGCGCGGCGGGTGGAGTGGGCAGCACCGCCGTGGCCCTGCTGGCCGCCGCCGGGCACACCGTGGTCGCCAGCACCGGCCGCGCGCAGGAGGAAGCGTACCTGCTGGGCCTGGGGGCCAGCCGCGTGATCGGCCGCGACGAACTCCCGGCCCTGAAGCGCCCGCTGGAGAAGGAACGCTGGGCGGGCGTGGTGGACAGCGTGGGCGGCGCGACCCTGGCCGGCGCGTACGCCTCGACCCGCACGCACGGGTCGCTGGCCGTGTGCGGACTGGCGGGCGGCAGTGACCTGAACGCCAGCGTGTTCCCGCTGATCCTGCGGGGCGTGAACCTGCTGGGCATCGACAGCGTCACCTGCCCCGCCCCGCGGCGCGAGGCCGCCTGGGCACGCCTGGCCCGCGACCTGGGGGCCGTGAAACTGGAGGCGGTCACGCAGGAACGCGCCCTGGGTGACGTGCCGGCCCTGGCCGGGCAGATCCTGGCCGGGCAGATCCGGGGCCGCACCGTCATCGACGTGAACGGCTGA
- a CDS encoding hemolysin family protein, with protein sequence MNDLLGILALFFLVLMNGFFVAAEFALVSVRRTRIDQLAEEGNAAAKATQRALQNLDLYIAATQLGITMASLAIGFVAEPAIEHLIHPLFPEGQFTKTQITAISFGVAFAISTILHIVFGELAPKSWALQRSEQVSLVVIRPLLVFTAVFRYAIKGLNALGNGVVRLFGLRGVAGHHTAYSEEEIRMIVSASSQEGVLEDSEKELVYNVFDLSDTTTREVMTPRVDMIVVDGASPLRRLLEVNTEHGYSRVPVFQDNADNIVGIAHTGDMLRHLDELDHTVIADIMRPVYFVPEGMKIKDLLAKMRDKKSHMSIVVDEFGGTTGLVTLEDALEEIVGEIYDETDEDELPMIEVLGEGVYLMDASLTVGEVEEHLGSNLEDGEGEFDTLSGFMTSHFGDIPETGQSFVHEGWAFTVENADQRRVTRVRVERAPHHDPLDPEEDPHE encoded by the coding sequence ATGAATGACCTTCTCGGTATTCTCGCCCTGTTCTTCCTTGTCCTGATGAACGGCTTCTTCGTCGCGGCCGAGTTCGCACTCGTCAGCGTGCGCCGCACCCGCATCGACCAGCTGGCCGAGGAGGGCAACGCCGCCGCGAAAGCCACGCAGCGCGCCCTGCAGAACCTCGACCTGTACATCGCCGCGACGCAGCTGGGCATCACCATGGCCAGCCTCGCCATCGGCTTCGTGGCCGAGCCCGCCATCGAGCACCTGATCCACCCGCTGTTCCCGGAAGGGCAGTTCACGAAGACGCAGATCACGGCCATCTCGTTCGGCGTGGCGTTCGCGATCAGCACCATCCTGCACATCGTGTTCGGGGAACTCGCCCCGAAAAGCTGGGCCTTGCAGCGCAGCGAGCAGGTCAGCCTGGTGGTCATCCGGCCGCTGCTGGTCTTCACGGCCGTGTTCCGCTACGCCATCAAGGGCCTGAACGCCCTCGGGAACGGCGTGGTGCGCCTGTTCGGGCTGCGCGGCGTGGCCGGGCACCACACCGCGTACTCCGAAGAGGAAATCCGCATGATCGTCAGCGCCTCCAGTCAGGAAGGCGTGCTGGAAGACAGCGAGAAGGAACTCGTGTACAACGTGTTCGACCTGTCCGACACCACCACCCGCGAGGTCATGACACCCCGCGTGGACATGATCGTGGTCGACGGGGCCTCGCCGCTGCGCCGCCTGCTGGAAGTGAACACCGAACACGGGTACTCGCGCGTGCCGGTCTTCCAGGACAACGCCGACAACATCGTGGGCATCGCGCATACCGGCGACATGCTCCGGCACCTGGACGAACTGGACCACACGGTCATCGCGGACATCATGCGCCCCGTGTACTTCGTGCCCGAGGGCATGAAGATCAAGGACCTGCTCGCCAAGATGCGCGACAAGAAGAGCCACATGAGCATCGTCGTGGACGAGTTCGGCGGCACCACCGGCCTCGTCACGCTCGAAGACGCCCTCGAGGAGATCGTCGGCGAGATCTACGACGAGACCGACGAGGACGAACTGCCCATGATCGAGGTGCTCGGCGAGGGCGTGTACCTCATGGACGCCAGCCTGACCGTCGGTGAGGTCGAGGAACACCTGGGCAGCAACCTCGAGGACGGCGAGGGAGAATTCGACACCCTCAGCGGCTTCATGACCAGCCATTTCGGCGACATCCCGGAAACCGGGCAGAGTTTCGTGCACGAAGGCTGGGCGTTCACCGTCGAGAACGCCGACCAGCGCCGCGTCACCCGCGTGCGCGTGGAACGCGCCCCCCACCACGACCCCCTGGACCCCGAGGAAGACCCCCATGAATGA
- the cdd gene encoding cytidine deaminase, whose product MNDPHQMPSASNALNLTPDPQLLEGAKAAFKQAYAPYSRFHVGAALRTTDGQVYFGANVENASYGLGRCAEQSAVQAMATAGKRDFTDIVVYSEATPPASPCGACRQVLYEFAPDARVVCVNQHGDIISGYVRDFLPHGFRLEQRDDGHAVSTE is encoded by the coding sequence ATGAATGACCCCCACCAGATGCCCAGCGCCAGCAACGCCCTGAACCTCACGCCCGACCCGCAGCTGCTGGAGGGAGCGAAGGCCGCCTTCAAGCAGGCGTACGCGCCGTACAGCCGTTTCCACGTGGGCGCGGCCCTGCGCACCACCGACGGGCAGGTGTACTTCGGCGCGAACGTCGAGAACGCCAGCTACGGCCTGGGCCGCTGCGCCGAGCAGAGCGCCGTGCAGGCCATGGCCACCGCCGGGAAACGCGACTTCACGGACATCGTCGTGTACTCGGAAGCCACGCCGCCCGCCAGTCCCTGCGGCGCGTGCCGTCAGGTGCTGTACGAGTTCGCGCCGGACGCCCGCGTCGTGTGCGTCAACCAGCACGGTGACATCATCAGCGGGTACGTCCGGGACTTCCTGCCGCACGGCTTCCGCCTCGAGCAGCGTGACGACGGACACGCGGTCAGCACCGAGTAA